A region from the Arachis ipaensis cultivar K30076 chromosome B01, Araip1.1, whole genome shotgun sequence genome encodes:
- the LOC110265326 gene encoding uncharacterized protein LOC110265326, giving the protein MFEELGYHAYKKMYWYDPTAPSYEAGLYPIYGDKEIREMCDKKREDRETDELCLFFDHPIIEDVDFEDNDDTDEHSEAEVLSDEPISDNDSYDSYESAEDEAYKPPPPGFEDDTYDSYDSFEDEELMKKTKRKGGKRDKKGKKKAVGKKDNARKKGRPKQTTRPNDKYGPNIIVGPTPTNGSTPTATPSPTAGGSEFGVGPGIAEEEEGDDIFSDESDGLVFESEGFDTPQSSDNEGDDFDWPQFNEEADFGDVQLQLNMEFATLDQFKHALKNYTIAEERRFFMLKMIIEELDASLQVGKRRL; this is encoded by the exons ATGTTTGAAGAACTTGGTTACCATGCATACAAAAAGATGTATTGGTATGACCCAACAGCTCCTAGTTATGAAGCAGGCCTATATCCTATATATGGAGACAAGGAAATCAGAGAGATGTGTGACAAAAAGAGGGAGGACAGAGAGACGGATGAATTGTGTCTGTTCTTTGATCATCCAATTATAGAAGATGTTGATTTTGAGGATAACGATGATACTGATGAGCATAGTGAGGCCGAGGTCTTGTCTGATGAACCAATTTCTGACAACGATAGCTATGATAGCTATGAAAGTGCTGAAGACGAGGCGTATAAACCCCCACCTCCAGGATTTGAGGATGACACCTATGATAGCTATGATAGCTTTGAAGAtgaagaactcatgaagaaaacaaagagaaaaggtGGCAAAAGAGATAAGAAGGGTAAGAAGAAAGCTGTTGGAAAAAAggataatgcaaggaag AAAGGTAGGCCTAAACAGACTACTAGGCCCAATGACAAATATGGGCCCAATATAATTGTTGGGCCTACTCCTACTAATGGGTCTACTCCGACTGCTACGCCTAGTCCTACTGCTGGTGGGTCAGAATTTGGTGTTGGACCGGGTATAGCAGAGGAAGAGGAAGGGGATGACATCTTTAGTGATGAGTCTGATGGTTTAGTATTTGAGTCAGAGGGGTTTGATACACCTCAATCATCAGACAATGAGGGAGATGATTTTGATTGGCCCCAATTCAATGAGGAAGCAGACTTTGGTGATGTTCAACTCCAATTGAACATGGAGTTTGCCACATTAGATCAATTCAAGCATGCCTTAAAGAACTATACTATTGCCGAAGAAAGGaggttttttatgttaaaaatgaTAATAGAAGAGTTAGATGCAAGTCTGCAAGTGGGGAAGAGAAGGCTATGA
- the LOC110262357 gene encoding protein LATERAL ORGAN BOUNDARIES-like, translating to MSSTNSPCAACKFLRRKCTQECIFAPYFPPDNPQRFACVHRVFGASNIGKILNDLSPCQREDAVTSLAFEAEARLDSPVYGCVRHIVILQQRLQQIQMDLLHAKSELSAYINPQGIQGPFSPHGIRGLPLYPQGKPPSSSAALFGPPYGPNVIQSLMPPSSVQHNGTMIANADLDPEQRELLEAQQLAAQQHDMMVRNYEHQHQQEYLRYNGATGIIEPVAAASPVSVVTADGDGRGSGVFAQMAAHSGAQGGELAPSLGLGTFDSGGTYHHQLQQQPPQHGGVGENYVGLANRHHYPVEAQFLLPSQQQQPLESEDCKSVGPSS from the coding sequence atgtCGTCGACGAATTCCCCATGCGCGGCGTGCAAGTTCCTTCGTCGGAAGTGCACACAAGAGTGCATTTTCGCACCATACTTCCCGCCGGACAACCCACAGCGCTTCGCATGCGTCCATCGCGTCTTCGGCGCCAGCAACATCGGCAAGATCCTCAACGATCTTAGCCCCTGCCAGCGGGAAGATGCGGTGACGTCCCTTGCGTTCGAGGCGGAGGCGCGCCTCGACAGCCCAGTGTACGGGTGCGTCAGACACATCGTCATCCTTCAACAGCGCCTGCAACAAATACAAATGGACCTCCTCCACGCCAAGAGCGAACTCAGCGCCTACATCAACCCACAAGGCATTCAGGGTCCGTTCTCCCCTCATGGAATTCGAGGGCTCCCACTTTACCCTCAAGGAAAGCCGCCGTCTTCGTCTGCGGCTCTTTTCGGCCCGCCTTACGGCCCAAATGTTATTCAGTCTTTGATGCCACCATCTTCTGTGCAGCATAATGGAACAATGATTGCTAATGCCGACCTGGATCCAGAGCAGCGCGAGTTGTTGGAGGCCCAACAACTCGCAGCACAGCAACATGACATGATGGTCAGAAACTATGAACATCAGCATCAGCAAGAGTATCTAAGATACAACGGTGCTACTGGGATTATTGAACCTGTGGCAGCTGCAAGTCCGGTTTCAGTTGTCACAGCCGACGGCGATGGCCGTGGAAGTGGAGTTTTTGCCCAGATGGCTGCACATTCAGGCGCTCAAGGAGGTGAACTGGCACCTTCTTTGGGTTTGGGGACATTTGACAGTGGTGGAACTTATCATCATCAGTTgcaacaacaaccaccacaaCATGGAGGAGTAGGGGAAAATTATGTTGGTCTTGCAAATCGTCATCACTATCCTGTTGAGGCGCAATTCCTGCTCccatcacaacaacaacaaccgtTAGAGAGTGAGGACTGTAAGAGTGTCGGCCCTTCTTCatga
- the LOC107647322 gene encoding uncharacterized protein LOC107647322 has product MASGGNSANSYRQRVIRGSGDGSASSASGGPKFGIARGENPRCHCGAYAIVVEFGTDKNPRRPFFGCPYYRENLSHCEFFIWFDKFFSHEIQDSQHNVVLEERVKKLKDLVDELEKKTKNISKRREWSSHWKNVFFFMLDFLSVRIV; this is encoded by the exons ATGGCAAGTGGAGGGAATTCAGCAAATTCTTATCGTCAACGAGTTATTAGAGGTAGCGGAGATGGTAGTGCTAGCAGTGCTTCAGGTGGCCCCAAATTTGGAATTGCAAGAGGGGAGAATCCAAGATGCCACTGTGGAGCTTATGCCATTGTTGTGGAATTTGGAACAGATAAGAACCCAAGAAGACCTTTCTTTGGTTGTCCTTATTATAGG GAGAATCTTTCACACTGTGAATTTTTTATATGGTTTGACAAATTTTTTTCCCATGAAATACAAGATAGCCAGCATAATGTTGTACTGGAAGAGAGGGTGAAGAAGTTGAAAGATTTGGTAGATGAATTAGAGAAAAAGACTAAGAATATAAGTAAAAGGAGGGAGTGGAGCAGTCATTGGAAAAATGTGTTCTTTTTCATGCTAGATTTTTTG TCTGTCAGAATTGTGTAA